A portion of the Gossypium arboreum isolate Shixiya-1 chromosome 8, ASM2569848v2, whole genome shotgun sequence genome contains these proteins:
- the LOC108470309 gene encoding WD repeat-containing protein WDS homolog — protein sequence MENSPTTLGSKGLINKHEFLRVIIQCLYSLGYKKSASCLEIESGVRYKSIEFDLLESQILSGDWDDCIDTLNKIKDVKDDTRSSVLFLVFKQCFLEYLNRGDDSLALSVLQKRVPTLHMSNETVHKLAYSILALKEMELGKLDEDVISELRKRLVMELGKQLPPPIVLPERRLEHLVETSVTAQIDSCIYHNSQDAVLLYEDHCCGRDQIPTETVQILTEHSNEVWFIQFSNNGEYLASSSSDCTAIIWKVMDNDKLTMKHVLRSHQNPVSFVAWSPDDTKLLTCGNLEVLKLWDVETGTCKHTFGDHGFTVSSCAWFPDSKRIVCGSSDPEKGICMWDCDGNEMKAWRGMRMPKVLDLAVTSDGENLISIFSDKEIRILNLRTNAEQVIFEEHSITSLSVSIDSKFFIVNLNSQEIHLRDVAGKWAKPLKYTGHKQNKYVIRSCFGGINSMFIASGSENTQVYIWNRQSSTPIEVLSGHSMTVNSVSWNPKRPLMLASASDDHTIRIWGPSQSNKIQPAETST from the exons ATGGAGAATTCGCCTACCACGCTAGGCTCTAAAGGTTTAATAAATAAGCATGAATTTTTAAGAGTTATAATTCAATGCTTATACTCTCTTGGATACAAAAAGTCTGCTTCTTGTTTGGAAATAGAGTCCGGTGTTAGGTACAAATCCATAGAATTTGATTTGTTGGAATCGCAAATCCTTAGTGGCGATTGGGATGATTGTATTGATACCTTGAATAAAATTAAGGATGTGAAGGATGATACACGATCTTCAGTTTTGTTTCTTGTGTTCAAGCAGTGTTTTTTGGAGTATTTGAATCGAGGTGATGATTCTTTGGCTTTGTCAGTTTTGCAAAAACGGGTTCCCACTTTACATATGAGCAACGAAACAGTTCATAAATTAGCTTATAGTATACTTGCATTGAAAGAGATGGAGTTGGGTAAGCTAGATGAAGATGTTATTAGTGAACTGCGAAAAAGGTTAGTGATGGAGCTAGGGAAACAGCTTCCTCCGCCAATTGTATTGCCTGAGAGACGTTTGGAACATCTAGTTGAAACTAGTGTAACAGCTCAAATTGATTCATGTATATATCATAATTCCCAGGACGCAGTCTTGCTTTATGAAGATCATTGCTGCGGCAGAGATCAGATACCTACAGAAACAGTTCAG ATTTTGACTGAACATAGCAATGAAGTTTGGTTCATTCAATTTTCAAATAATGGAGAGTACTTAGCCTCTTCATCAAGTGACTGTACAGCTATTATATGGAAG GTCATGGATAATGATAAGCTGACAATGAAACACGTGCTTAGAAGCCATCAGAACCCTGTATCCTTTGTGGCTTGGAGCCCGGACGATACAAAGTTACTCACATGTGGAAACTTGGAAGTTCTCAAGCTGTGGGATGTAGAAACAGGCACTTGCAAGCATACATTTGGGGACCACGGCTTCACCGTTAGCTCATGTGCTTGGTTTCCGGACTCAAAGCGAATTGTTTGCGGCAGTTCTGACCCTGAAAAGGGCATCTGCATGTGGGACTGTGATGGGAATGAGATGAAAGCTTGGAGGGGCATGAGGATGCCCAAGGTTTTGGATCTTGCTGTTACATCAGATGGTGAAAACCTTATCAGCATATTCTCTGACAAAGAAATTCGGATATTAAATTTGAGGACAAATGCTGAGCAAGTAATCTTTGAGGAGCATTCAATCACATCTCTTTCTGTTTCCATCGACAGTAAGTTCTTTATTGTCAACCTAAATAGCCAAGAGATACATTTGAGAGATGTTGCCGGAAAATGGGCAAAGCCTTTAAAGTACACAGGACACAAGCAAAACAAGTACGTCATAAGGTCCTGCTTTGGTGGTATCAATAGCATGTTCATTGCCAGTGGCAGTGAGAACACACAG GTGTATATCTGGAATCGACAAAGCTCCACACCAATTGAGGTATTATCTGGCCATTCAATGACGGTGAATAGTGTCAGCTGGAACCCTAAACGGCCTCTGATGTTGGCATCTGCTAGTGACGATCATACAATCCGTATATGGGGACCAAGCCAAAGCAATAAGATTCAACCAGCAGAGACTTCCACTTGA
- the LOC108469396 gene encoding uncharacterized protein LOC108469396, producing MAENSLGIFVEKNPSDSKLSELNIKCWPKWGCSPGKYQLKFDAEETCYLLKGKVRVYPKASSSTSTAEMVEFGAGDLVIIPKGLSCIWDVSIAVDKHYQFQSSSSSSCDH from the exons ATGGCTGAAAATAGCCTTGGAATTTTTGTAGAAAAAAACCCTTCAGATTCAAAACTCTCAGAGCTTAACATCAAGTGTTGGCCCAA ATGGGGTTGTTCGCCTGGGAAATACCAGCTGAAGTTCGATGCTGAAGAAACATGTTATTTGTTGAAAGGGAAAGTTAGGGTTTACCCAAAAGCCTCATCATCAACATCAACGGCCGAGATGGTAGAGTTTGGAGCAGGAGATCTTGTGATTATCCCAAAAGGTCTTAGTTGCATTTGGGATGTTTCCATTGCTGTTGATAAACACTATCAATTTCAGTCTTCTTCTTCATCCTCTTGTGATCACTAA
- the LOC108470213 gene encoding auxin-responsive protein IAA11-like isoform X1, translating into MQGGGGGGSESGSMSTVSRDENMVVSSEDSSCPDESGLELGLGLSLGGGGGGGGGGRQGGGFKMHHVSKGGPYARILTAKDFPSSSSSSSSSSSSSSPSLSKANVTAGTKRTAESVAVAANGSSQVVGWPPIRAYRMNSMVNQAKVLTMENRKKETSMVENSSIGGYRNDGNTKLKKSTFVKVNMDGTPIGRKVDLNAHESYEKLAKTLEDMFLETAPSVNPSGSTALQLDMLNRMTRHSKLLDGSSDFVLTYEDKEGDWMLVGDVPWEMFLTSVKRLRIMRKSEATGLAPR; encoded by the exons ATGCAAGGTGGTGGCGGCGGCGGTTCTGAAAGTGGGTCAATGTCTACAGTGTCAAGGGATGAGAACATGGTGGTGTCTTCTGAAGATTCTTCATGCCCGGATGAGTCTGGGTTGGAGTTGGGTCTTGGTTTGAGccttggtggtggtggtggtggtggtggcggCGGCCGCCAAGGCGGTGGTTTTAAGATGCATCATGTTTCAAAAGGTGGTCCATATGCTAGGATTTTGACTGCTAAAGATTTCCCTTcttcatcatcatcttcatcGTCGTCATCATCATCATCCTCACCATCTTTAAGCAAAGCTAATGTCACAGCTGGGACCAAGAGAACTGCTGAATCTGTTGCTGTTGCTGCTAACGGATCTAG TCAAGTTGTGGGGTGGCCTCCTATCAGAGCTTATAGAATGAATAGCATGGTTAATCAAGCAAAAGTGCTGACAATGGAGAACCGCAAAAAGGAGACCTCGATGGTCGAGAACAGCAGCATCGGCGGCTATCGTAACGATGGTAACACTAAGCTGAAGAAATCCACGTTTGTGAAGGTGAATATGGATGGAACCCCAATAGGAAGGAAGGTCGATCTGAATGCCCATGAATCGTATGAAAAGTTAGCGAAAACGTTGGAAGATATGTTTCTCGAAACCGCCCCGAGTGTCAATCCATCTG gaTCAACGGCACTGCAGCTTGATATGTTGAACAGGATGACAAGACACTCGAAACTGCTGGATGGATCATCCGATTTCGTGCTTACTTACGAGGACAAGGAAGGTGACTGGATGCTTGTTGGAGATGTTCCTTGGGA GATGTTCCTTACTTCAGTGAAAAGGCTTAGGATCATGAGGAAATCTGAGGCAACTGGATTAG CTCCAAGGTAA
- the LOC108470213 gene encoding auxin-responsive protein IAA11-like isoform X2: MQGGGGGGSESGSMSTVSRDENMVVSSEDSSCPDESGLELGLGLSLGGGGGGGGGGRQGGGFKMHHVSKGGPYARILTAKDFPSSSSSSSSSSSSSSPSLSKANVTAGTKRTAESVAVAANGSSQVVGWPPIRAYRMNSMVNQAKVLTMENRKKETSMVENSSIGGYRNDGNTKLKKSTFVKVNMDGTPIGRKVDLNAHESYEKLAKTLEDMFLETAPSVNPSGSTALQLDMLNRMTRHSKLLDGSSDFVLTYEDKEGDWMLVGDVPWEMFLTSVKRLRIMRKSEATGLVLS, from the exons ATGCAAGGTGGTGGCGGCGGCGGTTCTGAAAGTGGGTCAATGTCTACAGTGTCAAGGGATGAGAACATGGTGGTGTCTTCTGAAGATTCTTCATGCCCGGATGAGTCTGGGTTGGAGTTGGGTCTTGGTTTGAGccttggtggtggtggtggtggtggtggcggCGGCCGCCAAGGCGGTGGTTTTAAGATGCATCATGTTTCAAAAGGTGGTCCATATGCTAGGATTTTGACTGCTAAAGATTTCCCTTcttcatcatcatcttcatcGTCGTCATCATCATCATCCTCACCATCTTTAAGCAAAGCTAATGTCACAGCTGGGACCAAGAGAACTGCTGAATCTGTTGCTGTTGCTGCTAACGGATCTAG TCAAGTTGTGGGGTGGCCTCCTATCAGAGCTTATAGAATGAATAGCATGGTTAATCAAGCAAAAGTGCTGACAATGGAGAACCGCAAAAAGGAGACCTCGATGGTCGAGAACAGCAGCATCGGCGGCTATCGTAACGATGGTAACACTAAGCTGAAGAAATCCACGTTTGTGAAGGTGAATATGGATGGAACCCCAATAGGAAGGAAGGTCGATCTGAATGCCCATGAATCGTATGAAAAGTTAGCGAAAACGTTGGAAGATATGTTTCTCGAAACCGCCCCGAGTGTCAATCCATCTG gaTCAACGGCACTGCAGCTTGATATGTTGAACAGGATGACAAGACACTCGAAACTGCTGGATGGATCATCCGATTTCGTGCTTACTTACGAGGACAAGGAAGGTGACTGGATGCTTGTTGGAGATGTTCCTTGGGA GATGTTCCTTACTTCAGTGAAAAGGCTTAGGATCATGAGGAAATCTGAGGCAACTGGATTAG TTCTAAGCTAA
- the LOC108468072 gene encoding mitochondrial import receptor subunit TOM9-2, with amino-acid sequence MAAQPKRGGVSLPERRSAGKPESNILARISSSPIVSRGKQAACDAAFVSKKLLLSTGKAAWIAGTTFLILAVPLIIEMDREQQLNELELQQASLLGAPPTASVSK; translated from the coding sequence ATGGCGGCTCAACCCAAACGCGGCGGAGTTTCCCTACCCGAGAGGCGGTCTGCCGGCAAGCCGGAATCCAACATCCTCGCCAGGATCAGTTCCTCCCCTATCGTTTCTCGTGGTAAGCAAGCCGCGTGCGACGCCGCTTTCGTCTCCAAGAAGCTCCTCCTTAGCACCGGAAAGGCTGCTTGGATCGCCGGAACTACTTTCTTGATCTTAGCTGTCCCTTTGATCATCGAGATGGACCGTGAGCAGCAGCTCAATGAGCTTGAGCTACAGCAAGCTAGTCTTCTCGGTGCCCCGCCTACTGCGTCCGTCAGTAAGTGA